In Methanothermus fervidus DSM 2088, a single genomic region encodes these proteins:
- a CDS encoding thermosome subunit (COGs: COG0459 Chaperonin GroEL (HSP60 family)~InterPro IPR002423: IPR002194: IPR017998: IPR012714~KEGG: mth:MTH794 chaperonin~PFAM: chaperonin Cpn60/TCP-1~SPTR: O26885 Thermosome subunit beta~TIGRFAM: thermosome~PFAM: TCP-1/cpn60 chaperonin family~TIGRFAM: thermosome, various subunits, archaeal), producing the protein MVGERGAQLQQPVLILPEDTRRYIGRDAQRMNILAGKVLGETIRTTLGPKGMDKMLVDSLGDIVVTNDGVTILKEMDIEHPAAKMLVEVAKTQEDEVGDGTTTAVVLAGELLKKAEDLLDMDIHPTIISMGYRKAAKKAQEILDDIAITADDEETLLKVAMTAMTGKGSEKARKPLAELVVKAVKQVEENGEVDKDHIKIEKKEGGSADDSELVQGVIIDKERVHPGMPKEVKNAKIALLNCPLEVKETEVDAEIRITDPSQMQKFVEQEEEMIKEMVKTIVDTGANVVFCQKGIDDLAQHYLAKEGVLAVRRVKKSDMEKLSKATGGSIVTNVKDLSPDDLGEAGRVIEKKVAGEEMIYVEDCKEPKAVTILARGSTEHVVSEVERAIEDAIGVVSAVIEDKKIVAGGGAPEVELAKRLRDYAETVSGREQLAIQAFADALEIIPKTLAENAGMDSIDALVDLRTAHEESTTMGLDVFEGKVVDMLEAGVIEPYRVKKQAVQSAAEAAEMILRIDDVIAASPEEEGEGEGEGPEGMGGEMPSM; encoded by the coding sequence ATGGTAGGAGAAAGAGGAGCACAATTACAACAACCAGTGCTAATTTTACCTGAAGATACAAGAAGATACATAGGTAGAGACGCACAAAGAATGAACATTTTAGCAGGAAAAGTATTAGGAGAGACCATAAGGACAACATTAGGACCTAAAGGAATGGACAAGATGCTTGTTGATTCTCTAGGAGACATAGTTGTCACAAATGACGGTGTAACAATTTTAAAGGAAATGGATATTGAGCATCCTGCAGCAAAAATGCTCGTTGAGGTTGCTAAAACTCAAGAGGATGAGGTTGGAGACGGTACAACAACAGCCGTTGTTTTAGCTGGAGAGTTACTCAAGAAAGCAGAAGATTTACTAGATATGGATATACATCCTACAATAATATCAATGGGTTACAGAAAAGCAGCTAAAAAAGCTCAGGAGATATTAGATGATATTGCAATAACTGCAGATGATGAAGAAACATTGTTAAAGGTTGCAATGACAGCAATGACTGGAAAAGGTTCAGAGAAAGCTAGAAAACCACTAGCAGAGTTAGTTGTTAAAGCTGTAAAACAAGTGGAAGAGAATGGAGAAGTTGATAAAGATCATATAAAAATTGAGAAAAAAGAAGGTGGATCAGCCGACGATTCAGAACTTGTACAGGGAGTTATCATAGATAAAGAAAGAGTACACCCAGGAATGCCAAAAGAAGTGAAAAATGCTAAAATTGCTTTATTAAACTGTCCACTAGAAGTTAAGGAAACTGAAGTGGACGCTGAAATTAGAATTACAGATCCATCACAAATGCAAAAATTTGTAGAGCAAGAAGAGGAAATGATAAAAGAGATGGTAAAGACAATAGTGGACACAGGTGCAAATGTCGTATTCTGTCAAAAAGGCATTGATGATTTAGCACAACACTATTTAGCTAAGGAAGGAGTATTAGCAGTTAGAAGAGTTAAAAAATCAGACATGGAAAAATTATCCAAAGCAACCGGTGGTTCAATAGTAACAAATGTTAAAGATTTATCACCAGATGATTTAGGAGAAGCTGGCAGAGTAATTGAAAAGAAAGTAGCAGGAGAAGAAATGATATATGTGGAAGACTGCAAAGAACCAAAAGCTGTTACAATATTAGCAAGAGGGTCAACTGAACATGTAGTAAGTGAAGTTGAAAGAGCAATAGAAGATGCTATAGGCGTTGTGTCTGCAGTCATAGAAGATAAGAAAATAGTCGCTGGTGGAGGAGCTCCTGAAGTTGAGCTTGCAAAGAGATTAAGAGATTATGCAGAAACAGTAAGTGGAAGAGAGCAATTAGCAATTCAAGCATTTGCAGATGCATTAGAAATAATTCCAAAGACATTGGCAGAGAATGCAGGTATGGATAGTATTGATGCATTAGTAGATTTAAGAACTGCACATGAAGAATCAACAACTATGGGACTAGATGTGTTCGAAGGAAAAGTAGTTGACATGTTAGAAGCAGGAGTTATAGAGCCATACAGAGTTAAAAAGCAAGCAGTACAATCAGCAGCGGAAGCAGCAGAAATGATATTAAGAATTGATGATGTAATTGCGGCATCTCCAGAAGAAGAAGGTGAAGGTGAGGGTGAAGGACCTGAAGGAATGGGCGGAGAAATGCCCAGCATGTAA
- a CDS encoding acetyl-CoA acetyltransferase (COGs: COG0183 Acetyl-CoA acetyltransferase~InterPro IPR016039: IPR016038: IPR002155~KEGG: mth:MTH793 acetyl-CoA acetyltransferase~SPTR: O26884 Uncharacterized protein MTH_793~PFAM: Thiolase, C-terminal domain; Thiolase, N-terminal domain), whose amino-acid sequence MRDVAIIGAFQTKFGELWDSSLRDLVVEAGIGALEDADISGADIDALYIGNMSSGLFIQQEHVASLIADYAGLTPTPCVRVEAACASGGLALRNAIMSVASGYHDIVVAAGVEKMTDVTDPTLAISTASDQEWEARSGVTFPSLYAMIARRHMHEYGTTREQLALVSVINHKHASMNPKAQFPFKVTVDQVLNSTMVADPLRLLDCSPISDGAAAVVLCPAEKAKEYTDTPIYVKASSQASDTIALHDRDDITTLRATVHAAKKAYKQAKLSPNDIDLVEVHDCFSISGILALEDLGFVEKGEGGVAFEEGIVELDGDVAFNPSGGLKARGHPLGATGIAQVVEAVYQLRGEAGKRQVDGAETALTHNIGGTGGTAVVHIFTNKK is encoded by the coding sequence ATGAGAGATGTAGCAATTATTGGAGCATTTCAGACGAAGTTTGGTGAACTTTGGGATTCATCACTTAGAGATTTAGTAGTTGAAGCCGGAATAGGTGCACTAGAAGATGCCGACATTAGTGGAGCAGATATTGATGCATTATACATTGGAAACATGTCTTCAGGATTATTTATACAACAAGAACATGTAGCATCCTTAATTGCAGATTATGCAGGTTTAACACCGACACCATGTGTTAGAGTAGAAGCAGCTTGTGCATCTGGAGGATTAGCATTAAGAAATGCCATAATGTCCGTAGCATCTGGTTATCATGATATAGTGGTTGCTGCAGGTGTAGAAAAAATGACTGATGTAACAGACCCAACTTTAGCAATTTCAACAGCGTCTGATCAGGAATGGGAAGCTAGATCTGGTGTGACATTTCCTTCTTTGTATGCTATGATAGCCCGTAGACATATGCATGAATATGGTACCACAAGAGAGCAATTGGCATTAGTTTCAGTCATAAATCATAAACATGCATCAATGAACCCCAAGGCACAATTTCCATTTAAAGTAACTGTTGATCAAGTATTAAATTCCACAATGGTTGCAGATCCATTGAGACTTTTAGATTGTTCTCCAATATCTGATGGTGCAGCAGCTGTTGTTTTATGTCCAGCAGAAAAAGCTAAAGAATACACTGATACTCCAATATATGTAAAAGCATCTTCTCAGGCATCTGATACCATTGCTCTCCATGATAGAGATGATATAACTACTCTCAGGGCTACAGTGCATGCAGCTAAAAAAGCATACAAACAAGCTAAATTATCTCCAAATGACATTGATCTAGTTGAAGTACATGATTGTTTCAGTATAAGTGGTATTTTGGCACTTGAAGATTTAGGTTTTGTTGAAAAAGGAGAAGGTGGAGTTGCATTTGAAGAAGGTATAGTGGAACTTGATGGAGATGTGGCATTTAATCCATCTGGAGGTTTAAAAGCACGTGGTCATCCATTAGGTGCAACTGGCATAGCACAAGTTGTTGAAGCTGTGTATCAATTAAGAGGAGAAGCTGGTAAAAGACAAGTAGATGGTGCAGAAACAGCGTTAACACATAATATTGGAGGAACTGGAGGAACTGCAGTAGTACATATATTTACAAATAAAAAATAG
- a CDS encoding hydroxymethylglutaryl-CoA synthase (COGs: COG3425 3-hydroxy-3-methylglutaryl CoA synthase~InterPro IPR016039: IPR013528: IPR013747: IPR016038: IPR 004656~KEGG: mth:MTH792 hypothetical protein~PFAM: 3-Oxoacyl-[acyl-carrier-protein (ACP)] synthase III domain protein; Hydroxymethylglutaryl-coenzyme A synthase domain~SPTR: O26883 UPF0219 protein MTH_792~TIGRFAM: hydroxymethylglutaryl-CoA synthase~PFAM: Hydroxymethylglutaryl-coenzyme A synthase N terminal; 3-Oxoacyl-[acyl-carrier-protein (ACP)] synthase III C terminal~TIGRFAM: hydroxymethylglutaryl-CoA synthase, putative): MVGIVGYGVYIPIYRIKTSEIARVWGDDPKAISRGLLVEEKSVPGIDEDTATISVEAARNALKMAKINPKDIGAIYVGSESHPYAVKPTATIVAEAIGSTPTLTAADLEFACKAGTAGIQLCMGLVKSGIIKYGVAIGADTAQGAPGDALEYTAAAGGAAYIIGNDGCLANIIDTYSYTTDTPDFYRREGSPYPKHGGRFTGEPAYFKHIISAAKGIMEKTGTKPSDYDYAVFHQPNGKFYLKVAKKLGFDREQVETGLLVPKIGNTYSGSTLLGLAAILDVSKPGERILAVSYGSGAGSDAFIIEVTDKIEEKRELTPKVKEFIERKEYIDYALYAKFKKKLKIF, encoded by the coding sequence ATGGTTGGAATAGTTGGTTATGGAGTTTATATACCAATTTACAGAATAAAGACATCAGAAATTGCTAGAGTATGGGGAGATGATCCAAAAGCAATATCTCGTGGATTATTGGTAGAAGAAAAGTCTGTACCTGGCATTGACGAAGATACGGCTACAATATCTGTTGAAGCTGCCAGAAATGCACTAAAAATGGCTAAAATAAATCCTAAAGATATTGGTGCAATATATGTCGGATCAGAATCACATCCTTATGCTGTTAAACCAACAGCAACAATTGTTGCAGAAGCCATTGGATCTACCCCAACATTGACTGCGGCGGATCTTGAATTTGCATGTAAGGCAGGTACTGCAGGCATACAATTATGTATGGGATTAGTTAAATCTGGAATTATAAAATATGGAGTTGCTATTGGAGCTGATACCGCACAAGGGGCTCCAGGCGATGCTTTAGAATATACAGCCGCAGCAGGCGGCGCTGCATATATCATCGGGAATGATGGCTGTTTAGCAAATATTATAGATACCTATAGTTATACAACAGATACGCCAGATTTTTATCGAAGAGAAGGCAGTCCGTATCCAAAACATGGAGGTAGATTTACTGGAGAACCAGCATATTTCAAACATATAATTTCTGCAGCTAAGGGTATAATGGAAAAAACAGGGACAAAACCATCTGATTATGATTATGCTGTCTTCCACCAGCCTAACGGTAAATTTTATCTTAAAGTAGCCAAAAAATTGGGTTTTGATCGAGAACAAGTTGAGACAGGACTTCTAGTTCCTAAAATAGGTAATACATATTCTGGATCTACATTGTTAGGCTTGGCAGCAATATTAGATGTTTCAAAACCTGGTGAAAGAATATTAGCTGTATCTTATGGATCTGGGGCTGGAAGTGATGCATTTATAATTGAAGTAACAGACAAAATAGAAGAAAAAAGAGAATTAACTCCTAAAGTAAAAGAATTTATAGAAAGGAAAGAATATATTGATTATGCTTTATATGCAAAATTTAAAAAGAAATTAAAAATATTTTGA